In Electrophorus electricus isolate fEleEle1 chromosome 12, fEleEle1.pri, whole genome shotgun sequence, a single window of DNA contains:
- the jakmip1 gene encoding janus kinase and microtubule-interacting protein 2 isoform X4 yields MSATTPASAPPPKKSRGKLEAESLQAANEELKTKLTDIQNELQQERAKVCKLRERVQELRAQRDSEQHRHAVVLTEVRVKLREEKQREVAAAREALARQHEAELARAGRLRDAELARLHGLVHALRDGAASEGRAALREEAREEARRSHEAERLKMAQELQEAKVARRQAEEALANAVQADKAKAADLRTAHQAHQEEIQRIKRESERDIRRLMEELRGRDRVVAALEKELGVQAGQTQRLLLQREESERHHGSPKREVAPPFTDNGDSIITQEVDERDTRRFQLKIAELQAVIRKLEDRNTLLSDERTELLKRVRETDGQMKPLLEKNRRMYKKNEELLQTLQRMEDKLKSLSRENAELKEKTNSESQHAVLKRPSSLTDLSHAHEQQEVEFLRLQVKEQHSIIEELTQERDKMVINKKTKRRNIRMPKRHVVETYFGFDEESIDSETSSLTSYNTDQTPATPEEELEETREQMQAELSACQARIADLERSLAEKGQDSKWVEEKQTLIRVNQELREKIEVLEQCEIRLRSEVRDKQDQNELLEFRILELEERERRSPAFNLHISALEHSSSLQLHCQQEGIKDVIIPDLMKKLDILGDNGNLRNEEQVTVIQASTVLSRCEKWLKQIDNAEAALTQKMIDLENEKELFSKQKGFLEEELDYRKQALDQAHLRVQELEATLYAVLQQDPDSRLGESLSDRQRAELAESMEVVRRQILRQSRHADTLILQQRMELLHSAQQRIRELEDKIDMQRRQIKEIEEKVCMTLYPFPEYTIRWCSEQTFKLKT; encoded by the exons ATGTCTGCAACCACACCTGCCTCAGCCCCACCTCCTAAAAAAAGCAGGGGGAAACTGGAGGCGGAGTCTCTGCAGGCAGCCAATGAGGAGCTGAAGACCAAACTAACTGACATCCAAAATGAGCTGCAGCAAGAAAGAGCCAAG GTGTGTAAGCTGCGTGAGCGCGTTCAGGAGCTGCGGGCACAGCGGGACTCGGAGCAGCACCGCCATGCGGTGGTGCTGACAGAGGTGCGCGTGAAGCTACGTGAGGAGAAGCAGCGGGAGGTGGCGGCAGCTCGCGAGGCATTGGCGCGGCAACACGAGGCGGAGCTGGCCCGGGCCGGGCGCCTGCGTGATGCCGAGCTGGCTCGTCTGCACGGCCTGGTGCACGCGCTCCGTGACGGGGCTGCCAGCGAGGGCCGCGCCGCCCTGCGGGAGGAGGCACGTGAGGAGGCACGGCGCAGCCACGAGGCCGAGCGGCTAAAGATGGCgcaggagctgcaggaggcCAAGGTGGCACGGAGACAGGCGGAAGAGGCGTTGGCCAACGCCGTGCAGGCGGACAAGGCCAAAGCGGCCGATCTGCGCACGGCCCACCAGGCGCACCAAGAGGAGATCCAGAGGATCAAacgggagagcgagagggacaTCCGCAGACTG atgGAGGAGTTGCGGGGCAGGGACCGGGTGGTAGCAGCACTGGAGAAGGAGCTGGGGGTGCAAGCGGGGCAGACACAGCGACTGTtactgcagagagaggagtCGGAGCGTCACCATGGTAGCCCCAAGAGAGAGGTGGCCCCACCCTTCACAGACAATGGGGACTCCATCATCACCCAG gaaGTAGATGAGAGGGACACTCGCAGGTTCCAGCTTAAGATTGCCGAGCTGCAGGCTGTCATTAGGAAACTAGAGGACAGGAACACCCTACTGTCAGATGAGAGGACTGAACTG CTAAAACGTGTGCGTGAGACAGATGGACAAATGAAGCCACTCTTGGAGAAGAACAGACGGATGTATAAAAAGAATGAGGAGCTTCTGCAGACCCTGCAGCGCATGGAGGACAAGCTGAAGTCCCTGAGCCGTGAGAACGCTGAACTG AAGGAGAAGACAAACTCTGAATCCCAGCATGCAGTGCTGAAGAGGCCTAGCTCTCTGACAGACCTAAGCCATGCCCATGAGCAGCAGGAGGTGGAGTTTCTGCGCCTGCAGGTCAAGGAACAGCACTCCATCATTGAGGAGCTTACTCAG GAGCGTGATAAAATGGTGATAAACAAAAAGACCAAGAGGAGGAATATCAGAATGCcaaag AGGCATGTTGTGGAGACATATTTTGGATTTGATGAAGAGTCCATTGATTCTGAAACATCCTCTCTGACCTCATACAACACAGACCAAACCCCAGCCACACCGGAGGAGGAGCTTGAGGAA ACGCGGGAGCAGATGCAGGCGGAGCTGAGTGCATGTCAGGCACGGATCGCTGACTTGGAGAGGAGCCTGGCAGAGAAGGGGCAG GACTCAAAGTGGGTGGAGGAAAAGCAGACTCTCATCAGGGTGAATCAGGAACTGAGAGAAAAG atagAGGTTCTGGAACAGTGTGAGATACGTTTGCGTTCTGAGGTGCGTGACAAACAGGACCAGAACGAACTGCTGGAGTTCCGCATTCTAGAACTGGAA GAGAGGGAGCGACGCTCTCCTGCCTTTAACTTGCACATCTCTGCCTTGGAGCATAGCAGTAGCCTACAGCTACACTGCCAACAGGAGGGGATCAAG GATGTCATTATTCCTGACCTCATGAAGAAGCTGGACATCTTAGGAGATAACGGG aacttGCGGAATGAAGAACAAGTTACAGTAATCCAGGCAAGCACTGTGCTGTCTCGCTGTGAAAAG TGGCTGAAACAGATAGACAACGCTGAAGCAGCACTTACGCAAAAGATGATTGATCTTGAGAATGAAAAG GAGCTATTTAGTAAGCAGAAGGGCTTCCTGGAGGAGGAGCTAGACTACAGGAAGCAGGCACTAGATCAAGCCCACCTG AGGGTGCAAGAGCTGGAGGCCACACTTTATGCTGTCCTGCAGCAGGACCCAGACAGCCGATTGGGTGAGAGTTTGAGTGACAGGCAGCGGGCGGAGCTAGCTGAGTCTATGGAGGTGGTGAGGAGGCAGATCCTTAGGCAGAGTCGTCATGCTGACACACTGATCTTACAGCAACGCATGGAGCTCCTCCATTCTGCACAAcag AGGATCAGAGAGCTGGAGGATAAGATCGATATGCAGAGACGACAAATCAAAGAGATCGAAGAAAAGGTGTGTATGACTCTGTATCCTTTTCCAGAGTACACAATAAGATGGTGCTCTGAGCAGACATTCAAATTGAAAACCTAG
- the jakmip1 gene encoding janus kinase and microtubule-interacting protein 1 isoform X3: MSATTPASAPPPKKSRGKLEAESLQAANEELKTKLTDIQNELQQERAKVCKLRERVQELRAQRDSEQHRHAVVLTEVRVKLREEKQREVAAAREALARQHEAELARAGRLRDAELARLHGLVHALRDGAASEGRAALREEAREEARRSHEAERLKMAQELQEAKVARRQAEEALANAVQADKAKAADLRTAHQAHQEEIQRIKRESERDIRRLMEELRGRDRVVAALEKELGVQAGQTQRLLLQREESERHHGSPKREVAPPFTDNGDSIITQEVDERDTRRFQLKIAELQAVIRKLEDRNTLLSDERTELLKRVRETDGQMKPLLEKNRRMYKKNEELLQTLQRMEDKLKSLSRENAELKEKTNSESQHAVLKRPSSLTDLSHAHEQQEVEFLRLQVKEQHSIIEELTQERDKMVINKKTKRRNIRMPKRHVVETYFGFDEESIDSETSSLTSYNTDQTPATPEEELEEAFSREEAELRFRQLTREYQALQRAYALLQEAAGPLDPERHCRTREQMQAELSACQARIADLERSLAEKGQDSKWVEEKQTLIRVNQELREKIEVLEQCEIRLRSEVRDKQDQNELLEFRILELEERERRSPAFNLHISALEHSSSLQLHCQQEGIKDVIIPDLMKKLDILGDNGNLRNEEQVTVIQASTVLSRCEKWLKQIDNAEAALTQKMIDLENEKELFSKQKGFLEEELDYRKQALDQAHLRVQELEATLYAVLQQDPDSRLGESLSDRQRAELAESMEVVRRQILRQSRHADTLILQQRMELLHSAQQRIRELEDKIDMQRRQIKEIEEKFLFLFLFFSLAFILWP; the protein is encoded by the exons ATGTCTGCAACCACACCTGCCTCAGCCCCACCTCCTAAAAAAAGCAGGGGGAAACTGGAGGCGGAGTCTCTGCAGGCAGCCAATGAGGAGCTGAAGACCAAACTAACTGACATCCAAAATGAGCTGCAGCAAGAAAGAGCCAAG GTGTGTAAGCTGCGTGAGCGCGTTCAGGAGCTGCGGGCACAGCGGGACTCGGAGCAGCACCGCCATGCGGTGGTGCTGACAGAGGTGCGCGTGAAGCTACGTGAGGAGAAGCAGCGGGAGGTGGCGGCAGCTCGCGAGGCATTGGCGCGGCAACACGAGGCGGAGCTGGCCCGGGCCGGGCGCCTGCGTGATGCCGAGCTGGCTCGTCTGCACGGCCTGGTGCACGCGCTCCGTGACGGGGCTGCCAGCGAGGGCCGCGCCGCCCTGCGGGAGGAGGCACGTGAGGAGGCACGGCGCAGCCACGAGGCCGAGCGGCTAAAGATGGCgcaggagctgcaggaggcCAAGGTGGCACGGAGACAGGCGGAAGAGGCGTTGGCCAACGCCGTGCAGGCGGACAAGGCCAAAGCGGCCGATCTGCGCACGGCCCACCAGGCGCACCAAGAGGAGATCCAGAGGATCAAacgggagagcgagagggacaTCCGCAGACTG atgGAGGAGTTGCGGGGCAGGGACCGGGTGGTAGCAGCACTGGAGAAGGAGCTGGGGGTGCAAGCGGGGCAGACACAGCGACTGTtactgcagagagaggagtCGGAGCGTCACCATGGTAGCCCCAAGAGAGAGGTGGCCCCACCCTTCACAGACAATGGGGACTCCATCATCACCCAG gaaGTAGATGAGAGGGACACTCGCAGGTTCCAGCTTAAGATTGCCGAGCTGCAGGCTGTCATTAGGAAACTAGAGGACAGGAACACCCTACTGTCAGATGAGAGGACTGAACTG CTAAAACGTGTGCGTGAGACAGATGGACAAATGAAGCCACTCTTGGAGAAGAACAGACGGATGTATAAAAAGAATGAGGAGCTTCTGCAGACCCTGCAGCGCATGGAGGACAAGCTGAAGTCCCTGAGCCGTGAGAACGCTGAACTG AAGGAGAAGACAAACTCTGAATCCCAGCATGCAGTGCTGAAGAGGCCTAGCTCTCTGACAGACCTAAGCCATGCCCATGAGCAGCAGGAGGTGGAGTTTCTGCGCCTGCAGGTCAAGGAACAGCACTCCATCATTGAGGAGCTTACTCAG GAGCGTGATAAAATGGTGATAAACAAAAAGACCAAGAGGAGGAATATCAGAATGCcaaag AGGCATGTTGTGGAGACATATTTTGGATTTGATGAAGAGTCCATTGATTCTGAAACATCCTCTCTGACCTCATACAACACAGACCAAACCCCAGCCACACCGGAGGAGGAGCTTGAGGAA GCCTTCTCTCGGGAGGAGGCAGAGCTCCGTTTTCGTCAGCTGACACGCGAGTACCAGGCGCTACAGCGGGCATACGCTCTCCTGCAGGAGGCCGCTGGCCCGCTGGACCCCGAGAGACATTGCAGG ACGCGGGAGCAGATGCAGGCGGAGCTGAGTGCATGTCAGGCACGGATCGCTGACTTGGAGAGGAGCCTGGCAGAGAAGGGGCAG GACTCAAAGTGGGTGGAGGAAAAGCAGACTCTCATCAGGGTGAATCAGGAACTGAGAGAAAAG atagAGGTTCTGGAACAGTGTGAGATACGTTTGCGTTCTGAGGTGCGTGACAAACAGGACCAGAACGAACTGCTGGAGTTCCGCATTCTAGAACTGGAA GAGAGGGAGCGACGCTCTCCTGCCTTTAACTTGCACATCTCTGCCTTGGAGCATAGCAGTAGCCTACAGCTACACTGCCAACAGGAGGGGATCAAG GATGTCATTATTCCTGACCTCATGAAGAAGCTGGACATCTTAGGAGATAACGGG aacttGCGGAATGAAGAACAAGTTACAGTAATCCAGGCAAGCACTGTGCTGTCTCGCTGTGAAAAG TGGCTGAAACAGATAGACAACGCTGAAGCAGCACTTACGCAAAAGATGATTGATCTTGAGAATGAAAAG GAGCTATTTAGTAAGCAGAAGGGCTTCCTGGAGGAGGAGCTAGACTACAGGAAGCAGGCACTAGATCAAGCCCACCTG AGGGTGCAAGAGCTGGAGGCCACACTTTATGCTGTCCTGCAGCAGGACCCAGACAGCCGATTGGGTGAGAGTTTGAGTGACAGGCAGCGGGCGGAGCTAGCTGAGTCTATGGAGGTGGTGAGGAGGCAGATCCTTAGGCAGAGTCGTCATGCTGACACACTGATCTTACAGCAACGCATGGAGCTCCTCCATTCTGCACAAcag AGGATCAGAGAGCTGGAGGATAAGATCGATATGCAGAGACGACAAATCAAAGAGATCGAAGAAAAG tttttgtttcttttcctgtttttctcccTAGCTTTTATTCTCTGgccttaa
- the jakmip1 gene encoding janus kinase and microtubule-interacting protein 1 isoform X2 encodes MSATTPASAPPPKKSRGKLEAESLQAANEELKTKLTDIQNELQQERAKVCKLRERVQELRAQRDSEQHRHAVVLTEVRVKLREEKQREVAAAREALARQHEAELARAGRLRDAELARLHGLVHALRDGAASEGRAALREEAREEARRSHEAERLKMAQELQEAKVARRQAEEALANAVQADKAKAADLRTAHQAHQEEIQRIKRESERDIRRLMEELRGRDRVVAALEKELGVQAGQTQRLLLQREESERHHGSPKREVAPPFTDNGDSIITQEVDERDTRRFQLKIAELQAVIRKLEDRNTLLSDERTELLKRVRETDGQMKPLLEKNRRMYKKNEELLQTLQRMEDKLKSLSRENAELEKTNSESQHAVLKRPSSLTDLSHAHEQQEVEFLRLQVKEQHSIIEELTQERDKMVINKKTKRRNIRMPKRHVVETYFGFDEESIDSETSSLTSYNTDQTPATPEEELEEAFSREEAELRFRQLTREYQALQRAYALLQEAAGPLDPERHCRTREQMQAELSACQARIADLERSLAEKGQDSKWVEEKQTLIRVNQELREKIEVLEQCEIRLRSEVRDKQDQNELLEFRILELEERERRSPAFNLHISALEHSSSLQLHCQQEGIKDVIIPDLMKKLDILGDNGNLRNEEQVTVIQASTVLSRCEKWLKQIDNAEAALTQKMIDLENEKELFSKQKGFLEEELDYRKQALDQAHLRVQELEATLYAVLQQDPDSRLGESLSDRQRAELAESMEVVRRQILRQSRHADTLILQQRMELLHSAQQRIRELEDKIDMQRRQIKEIEEKVCMTLYPFPEYTIRWCSEQTFKLKT; translated from the exons ATGTCTGCAACCACACCTGCCTCAGCCCCACCTCCTAAAAAAAGCAGGGGGAAACTGGAGGCGGAGTCTCTGCAGGCAGCCAATGAGGAGCTGAAGACCAAACTAACTGACATCCAAAATGAGCTGCAGCAAGAAAGAGCCAAG GTGTGTAAGCTGCGTGAGCGCGTTCAGGAGCTGCGGGCACAGCGGGACTCGGAGCAGCACCGCCATGCGGTGGTGCTGACAGAGGTGCGCGTGAAGCTACGTGAGGAGAAGCAGCGGGAGGTGGCGGCAGCTCGCGAGGCATTGGCGCGGCAACACGAGGCGGAGCTGGCCCGGGCCGGGCGCCTGCGTGATGCCGAGCTGGCTCGTCTGCACGGCCTGGTGCACGCGCTCCGTGACGGGGCTGCCAGCGAGGGCCGCGCCGCCCTGCGGGAGGAGGCACGTGAGGAGGCACGGCGCAGCCACGAGGCCGAGCGGCTAAAGATGGCgcaggagctgcaggaggcCAAGGTGGCACGGAGACAGGCGGAAGAGGCGTTGGCCAACGCCGTGCAGGCGGACAAGGCCAAAGCGGCCGATCTGCGCACGGCCCACCAGGCGCACCAAGAGGAGATCCAGAGGATCAAacgggagagcgagagggacaTCCGCAGACTG atgGAGGAGTTGCGGGGCAGGGACCGGGTGGTAGCAGCACTGGAGAAGGAGCTGGGGGTGCAAGCGGGGCAGACACAGCGACTGTtactgcagagagaggagtCGGAGCGTCACCATGGTAGCCCCAAGAGAGAGGTGGCCCCACCCTTCACAGACAATGGGGACTCCATCATCACCCAG gaaGTAGATGAGAGGGACACTCGCAGGTTCCAGCTTAAGATTGCCGAGCTGCAGGCTGTCATTAGGAAACTAGAGGACAGGAACACCCTACTGTCAGATGAGAGGACTGAACTG CTAAAACGTGTGCGTGAGACAGATGGACAAATGAAGCCACTCTTGGAGAAGAACAGACGGATGTATAAAAAGAATGAGGAGCTTCTGCAGACCCTGCAGCGCATGGAGGACAAGCTGAAGTCCCTGAGCCGTGAGAACGCTGAACTG GAGAAGACAAACTCTGAATCCCAGCATGCAGTGCTGAAGAGGCCTAGCTCTCTGACAGACCTAAGCCATGCCCATGAGCAGCAGGAGGTGGAGTTTCTGCGCCTGCAGGTCAAGGAACAGCACTCCATCATTGAGGAGCTTACTCAG GAGCGTGATAAAATGGTGATAAACAAAAAGACCAAGAGGAGGAATATCAGAATGCcaaag AGGCATGTTGTGGAGACATATTTTGGATTTGATGAAGAGTCCATTGATTCTGAAACATCCTCTCTGACCTCATACAACACAGACCAAACCCCAGCCACACCGGAGGAGGAGCTTGAGGAA GCCTTCTCTCGGGAGGAGGCAGAGCTCCGTTTTCGTCAGCTGACACGCGAGTACCAGGCGCTACAGCGGGCATACGCTCTCCTGCAGGAGGCCGCTGGCCCGCTGGACCCCGAGAGACATTGCAGG ACGCGGGAGCAGATGCAGGCGGAGCTGAGTGCATGTCAGGCACGGATCGCTGACTTGGAGAGGAGCCTGGCAGAGAAGGGGCAG GACTCAAAGTGGGTGGAGGAAAAGCAGACTCTCATCAGGGTGAATCAGGAACTGAGAGAAAAG atagAGGTTCTGGAACAGTGTGAGATACGTTTGCGTTCTGAGGTGCGTGACAAACAGGACCAGAACGAACTGCTGGAGTTCCGCATTCTAGAACTGGAA GAGAGGGAGCGACGCTCTCCTGCCTTTAACTTGCACATCTCTGCCTTGGAGCATAGCAGTAGCCTACAGCTACACTGCCAACAGGAGGGGATCAAG GATGTCATTATTCCTGACCTCATGAAGAAGCTGGACATCTTAGGAGATAACGGG aacttGCGGAATGAAGAACAAGTTACAGTAATCCAGGCAAGCACTGTGCTGTCTCGCTGTGAAAAG TGGCTGAAACAGATAGACAACGCTGAAGCAGCACTTACGCAAAAGATGATTGATCTTGAGAATGAAAAG GAGCTATTTAGTAAGCAGAAGGGCTTCCTGGAGGAGGAGCTAGACTACAGGAAGCAGGCACTAGATCAAGCCCACCTG AGGGTGCAAGAGCTGGAGGCCACACTTTATGCTGTCCTGCAGCAGGACCCAGACAGCCGATTGGGTGAGAGTTTGAGTGACAGGCAGCGGGCGGAGCTAGCTGAGTCTATGGAGGTGGTGAGGAGGCAGATCCTTAGGCAGAGTCGTCATGCTGACACACTGATCTTACAGCAACGCATGGAGCTCCTCCATTCTGCACAAcag AGGATCAGAGAGCTGGAGGATAAGATCGATATGCAGAGACGACAAATCAAAGAGATCGAAGAAAAGGTGTGTATGACTCTGTATCCTTTTCCAGAGTACACAATAAGATGGTGCTCTGAGCAGACATTCAAATTGAAAACCTAG
- the jakmip1 gene encoding janus kinase and microtubule-interacting protein 1 isoform X1 translates to MSATTPASAPPPKKSRGKLEAESLQAANEELKTKLTDIQNELQQERAKVCKLRERVQELRAQRDSEQHRHAVVLTEVRVKLREEKQREVAAAREALARQHEAELARAGRLRDAELARLHGLVHALRDGAASEGRAALREEAREEARRSHEAERLKMAQELQEAKVARRQAEEALANAVQADKAKAADLRTAHQAHQEEIQRIKRESERDIRRLMEELRGRDRVVAALEKELGVQAGQTQRLLLQREESERHHGSPKREVAPPFTDNGDSIITQEVDERDTRRFQLKIAELQAVIRKLEDRNTLLSDERTELLKRVRETDGQMKPLLEKNRRMYKKNEELLQTLQRMEDKLKSLSRENAELKEKTNSESQHAVLKRPSSLTDLSHAHEQQEVEFLRLQVKEQHSIIEELTQERDKMVINKKTKRRNIRMPKRHVVETYFGFDEESIDSETSSLTSYNTDQTPATPEEELEEAFSREEAELRFRQLTREYQALQRAYALLQEAAGPLDPERHCRTREQMQAELSACQARIADLERSLAEKGQDSKWVEEKQTLIRVNQELREKIEVLEQCEIRLRSEVRDKQDQNELLEFRILELEERERRSPAFNLHISALEHSSSLQLHCQQEGIKDVIIPDLMKKLDILGDNGNLRNEEQVTVIQASTVLSRCEKWLKQIDNAEAALTQKMIDLENEKELFSKQKGFLEEELDYRKQALDQAHLRVQELEATLYAVLQQDPDSRLGESLSDRQRAELAESMEVVRRQILRQSRHADTLILQQRMELLHSAQQRIRELEDKIDMQRRQIKEIEEKVCMTLYPFPEYTIRWCSEQTFKLKT, encoded by the exons ATGTCTGCAACCACACCTGCCTCAGCCCCACCTCCTAAAAAAAGCAGGGGGAAACTGGAGGCGGAGTCTCTGCAGGCAGCCAATGAGGAGCTGAAGACCAAACTAACTGACATCCAAAATGAGCTGCAGCAAGAAAGAGCCAAG GTGTGTAAGCTGCGTGAGCGCGTTCAGGAGCTGCGGGCACAGCGGGACTCGGAGCAGCACCGCCATGCGGTGGTGCTGACAGAGGTGCGCGTGAAGCTACGTGAGGAGAAGCAGCGGGAGGTGGCGGCAGCTCGCGAGGCATTGGCGCGGCAACACGAGGCGGAGCTGGCCCGGGCCGGGCGCCTGCGTGATGCCGAGCTGGCTCGTCTGCACGGCCTGGTGCACGCGCTCCGTGACGGGGCTGCCAGCGAGGGCCGCGCCGCCCTGCGGGAGGAGGCACGTGAGGAGGCACGGCGCAGCCACGAGGCCGAGCGGCTAAAGATGGCgcaggagctgcaggaggcCAAGGTGGCACGGAGACAGGCGGAAGAGGCGTTGGCCAACGCCGTGCAGGCGGACAAGGCCAAAGCGGCCGATCTGCGCACGGCCCACCAGGCGCACCAAGAGGAGATCCAGAGGATCAAacgggagagcgagagggacaTCCGCAGACTG atgGAGGAGTTGCGGGGCAGGGACCGGGTGGTAGCAGCACTGGAGAAGGAGCTGGGGGTGCAAGCGGGGCAGACACAGCGACTGTtactgcagagagaggagtCGGAGCGTCACCATGGTAGCCCCAAGAGAGAGGTGGCCCCACCCTTCACAGACAATGGGGACTCCATCATCACCCAG gaaGTAGATGAGAGGGACACTCGCAGGTTCCAGCTTAAGATTGCCGAGCTGCAGGCTGTCATTAGGAAACTAGAGGACAGGAACACCCTACTGTCAGATGAGAGGACTGAACTG CTAAAACGTGTGCGTGAGACAGATGGACAAATGAAGCCACTCTTGGAGAAGAACAGACGGATGTATAAAAAGAATGAGGAGCTTCTGCAGACCCTGCAGCGCATGGAGGACAAGCTGAAGTCCCTGAGCCGTGAGAACGCTGAACTG AAGGAGAAGACAAACTCTGAATCCCAGCATGCAGTGCTGAAGAGGCCTAGCTCTCTGACAGACCTAAGCCATGCCCATGAGCAGCAGGAGGTGGAGTTTCTGCGCCTGCAGGTCAAGGAACAGCACTCCATCATTGAGGAGCTTACTCAG GAGCGTGATAAAATGGTGATAAACAAAAAGACCAAGAGGAGGAATATCAGAATGCcaaag AGGCATGTTGTGGAGACATATTTTGGATTTGATGAAGAGTCCATTGATTCTGAAACATCCTCTCTGACCTCATACAACACAGACCAAACCCCAGCCACACCGGAGGAGGAGCTTGAGGAA GCCTTCTCTCGGGAGGAGGCAGAGCTCCGTTTTCGTCAGCTGACACGCGAGTACCAGGCGCTACAGCGGGCATACGCTCTCCTGCAGGAGGCCGCTGGCCCGCTGGACCCCGAGAGACATTGCAGG ACGCGGGAGCAGATGCAGGCGGAGCTGAGTGCATGTCAGGCACGGATCGCTGACTTGGAGAGGAGCCTGGCAGAGAAGGGGCAG GACTCAAAGTGGGTGGAGGAAAAGCAGACTCTCATCAGGGTGAATCAGGAACTGAGAGAAAAG atagAGGTTCTGGAACAGTGTGAGATACGTTTGCGTTCTGAGGTGCGTGACAAACAGGACCAGAACGAACTGCTGGAGTTCCGCATTCTAGAACTGGAA GAGAGGGAGCGACGCTCTCCTGCCTTTAACTTGCACATCTCTGCCTTGGAGCATAGCAGTAGCCTACAGCTACACTGCCAACAGGAGGGGATCAAG GATGTCATTATTCCTGACCTCATGAAGAAGCTGGACATCTTAGGAGATAACGGG aacttGCGGAATGAAGAACAAGTTACAGTAATCCAGGCAAGCACTGTGCTGTCTCGCTGTGAAAAG TGGCTGAAACAGATAGACAACGCTGAAGCAGCACTTACGCAAAAGATGATTGATCTTGAGAATGAAAAG GAGCTATTTAGTAAGCAGAAGGGCTTCCTGGAGGAGGAGCTAGACTACAGGAAGCAGGCACTAGATCAAGCCCACCTG AGGGTGCAAGAGCTGGAGGCCACACTTTATGCTGTCCTGCAGCAGGACCCAGACAGCCGATTGGGTGAGAGTTTGAGTGACAGGCAGCGGGCGGAGCTAGCTGAGTCTATGGAGGTGGTGAGGAGGCAGATCCTTAGGCAGAGTCGTCATGCTGACACACTGATCTTACAGCAACGCATGGAGCTCCTCCATTCTGCACAAcag AGGATCAGAGAGCTGGAGGATAAGATCGATATGCAGAGACGACAAATCAAAGAGATCGAAGAAAAGGTGTGTATGACTCTGTATCCTTTTCCAGAGTACACAATAAGATGGTGCTCTGAGCAGACATTCAAATTGAAAACCTAG